A window of Tripterygium wilfordii isolate XIE 37 chromosome 7, ASM1340144v1, whole genome shotgun sequence contains these coding sequences:
- the LOC120002159 gene encoding uncharacterized protein LOC120002159 has product MGQLKHCVEAGKRQPPNLEIQNSLKQEPVMDLMKEVALLELEIVYLERCLLSMYRKKFDQEVSSLSTMDETLKSNSSMHKGKFAEVPGHEITSKKDNSVIHSRHHVSPLNSVDNRSDDLGDKWAYHGLVNTSIHRSHSSLSHRSARFSPPVKCLANAIDSHYSLPLSMLKKAQSSNPDHIGTCTCNHGLETPNDLSEEMIRCISAIYCELADPPLINPNYSSSPISYSSSVNGSPAQGQGNMWSPQSRKFSTFKSNFDNPFHIRESNEFNGPYCMMAKVERICRDSQKLRDVEHKLRKFRTLVYRLEQVDPGKLKHEEKLAFWINAHNAIVMHAFLVYGIPQSSTKRMSILLKAAYNVGGHDISIDMIQTSILGCQLPRPGQWLRVLFSSKIKFKIGDARRAYALEHPEPRLCFALCSGSYSDPVVRVYTSKRIFEELETAKEEYIQSSLSLRKENKILLPRIVETFAKDSDLCPAGLVEMVEHFMPDFWRKNIRQCQQKKLMKNIEWISHNFAFRYLLSKELVQ; this is encoded by the exons ATGGGACAGTTGAAGCACTGTGTTGAAGCCGGGAAGAGGCAACCTCCTAACCTAGAGATTCAAAATTCACTAAAGCAAGAG CCTGTCATGGATCTGATGAAAGAAGTTGCATTACTTGAGCTTGAAATTGTGTATTTGGAAAGATGTCTTCTCTCAATGTATAGGAAAAAATTTGATCAAGAAGTATCATCTCTGTCAACTATGGATGAGACGCTGAAATCCAATTCAAGCATGCACAAAGGAAAATTTGCAGAAGTTCCTGGACATGAGATCACGTCAAAGAAAGACAATTCAGTTATTCATTCAAGACATCATGTCTCACCTCTAAATTCTGTTGATAATCGATCTGATGACCTTGGTGACAAGTGGGCATATCATGGACTGGTAAATACTAGTATTCACCGCAGCCACTCCTCACTATCTCACCGTTCAGCTAGATTCTCTCCTCCTGTGAAATGTCTGGCTAATGCCATAGATTCACACTATTCTCTTCCTCTGTCAATGCTAAAG AAAGCTCAGAGCAGTAATCCTGATCATATTGGGACCTGTACATGTAATCATGGTCTAGAAACACCGAATGATCTTTCGGAGGAGATGATCAGGTGCATATCTGCTATTTACTGTGAACTTGCAGACCCGCCTCTGATCAATCCCAACTATTCCTCCTCTCCTATTTCATACTCATCTTCAGTGAATGGATCTCCAGCACAAGGTCAGGGCAACATGTGGAGTCCACAGTccaggaaattttcaaccttCAAGTCAAATTTTGATAACCCTTTCCACATTAGAGAGTCCAATGAGTTCAATGGACCTTATTGCATGATGGCAAAGGTAGAACGGATTTGTAGAGACAGTCAGAAGTTGAGAGATGTAGAACATAAGCTGCGAAAGTTTAG GACGCTTGTTTATCGGTTGGAACAAGTTGATCCTGGAAAGTTGAAGCATGAGGAGAAGCTAGCCTTTTGGATTAATGCGCACAATGCAATAGTGATGCAC GCATTTTTAGTTTATGGAATTCCCCAAAGTAGTACAAAAAGAATGTCTATCCTACTTAAG GCTGCATACAATGTAGGAGGTCACGACATTAGCATAGACATGATACAGACTTCTATTCTCGGGTGCCAGTTGCCTCGTCCAGGACAG TGGTTGAGGGTActattttcttcaaaaataaaattcaagatTGGAGATGCCAGGAGGGCCTATGCACTTGAACACCCTGAACCACGCCTGTGTTTCGCTCTTTGTTCAGGAAGCTACTCAGATCCTGTG GTTCGTGTATATACGTCGAAGAGAATTTTTGAGGAGCTGGAAACGGCAAAAGAAGAGTACATTCAATCAAGTCTCAGTCTAcgtaaggaaaataaaattcttCTACCGAGGATTGTGGAGACTTTTGCAAAGGATTCAGACCTCTGCCCGGCTGGTTTGGTGGAGATGGTTGAGCATTTTATGCCTGATTTTTGGAGGAAGAACATTAGACAGTGTCAACAAAAGAAGCTGATGAAGAACATTGAATGGATCTCTCACAACTTTGCGTTCCGTTACTTACTTTCAAAGGAATTAGTCCAATGA
- the LOC120001619 gene encoding plastid division protein PDV2-like isoform X3 — protein sequence MEEERIGVVLAKAVELRLKISNCIPKAITPSKQKTQQGEDAGEEEEESIYVNGDQNPFQNSPETEEDDEEAERLLDIRDALESLENQLSRLQALQHQQHYESEVALSEIENSRGMLLDKLKEYKGEGLEVLREASEFAGETVKYDNDLLLPPYPIRAPHSLITDKGYLSHFTSAQKSVRNGIITHDPLNEVKENGKESVLKRREQSGKGLVHLISAAAKTILTLVGVASVLSLSGFGPNFWRRGIPFKVSGMFQHPGTEENREIIQCPPGKVLLMEDGEARCVVRERIAVPLESMVGKPDVNYGCATGIKNMQEARNVSDIYVAEQSWPRLLQLKSMNLSWIKRDGSILGLEHRNPKYIRSAERRRRLEVSAFTEEQEALVVKSWKSMKKNAGELGLKFFLRIFEIAPSAKKLFTFLKDSDVPLEHNPKLKPHAITVFVMTCEAAVHLRKAGKVTVKESNLKDLGATHFKYGVVDEHYEVTKYALLETIKEAIPEMWSAEMKNAWAEAYDQLVAAIKSEMKP from the exons atggaagaagagagaattgGGGTAGTGCTGGCAAAGGCTGTAGAGCTCAGATTGAAGATCAGCAATTGCATCCCCAAAGCCATCACTCCATCTAAACAGAAAACCCAACAAGGAGAAGATGcgggagaagaagaggaggagagcaTTTACGTAAATGGAGACCAAAACCCCTTTCAAAACAGCCCTGAAACAGAAGAAGACGACGAAGAAGCAGAGAGGCTCTTGGATATTCGAGACGCTCTTGAGTCCCTCGAGAACCAGCTCTCCCGTTTGCAG GCTTTGCAACATCAACAGCATTATGAAAGCGAAGTTGCCCTTTCCGAGATCGAGAATAGCCGCGGGATGTTATTGGATAAGCTCAAGGAATACAAAGGGGAAGGCTTGGAAGTGCTACGGGAGGCTTCAGAATTTGCTGGTGAAACAGTGAAGTATGACAATGATCTATTGCTTCCTCCCTACCCAATTCGCGCTCCACATTCCCTGATCACGGACAAGGGCTATCTATCTCACTTTACTTCTGCACAGAAGTCTGTCCGTAATGGGATAATCACCCATGACCCGTTAAATGAAGTAAAGGAGAATGGAAAGGAGTCAGTACTGAAGAGAAGAGAGCAGTCAGGTAAAGGCTTGGTGCATTTGATCAGTGCAGCTGCCAAGACCATACTTACTCTTGTTGGTGTGGCATCTGTGCTGAGCTTGTCTGGTTTTGGGCCTAATTTTTGGAGAAGAGGCATCCCGTTTAAGGTTTCGGGCATGTTTCAGCACCCAGGAACTGAAGAGAACAGAGAAATCATCCAATGTCCACCAGGGAAAGTCTTGTTGATGGAAGATGGGGAAGCTAGATGTGTTGTACGTGAAAGGATTGCAGTTCCTTTGGAGTCAATGGTGGGGAAGCCAGATGTAAATTATGGGTGCG CTACTGGAATCAAGAACATGCAGGAAGCAAGGAATGTTTCTGACATTTATGTAGCAGAACAGTCATGGCCAAGGCTTTTGCAACTGAAATCCATGAATCTGTCATGGATCAAGAGAGATGGATCAATATTGGGACTTGAACACAGAAACCCAAAATATATCAGAA GTGCAGAGAGAAGACGACGACTAGAAGTGAGTGCATTTACTGAAGAGCAGGAAGCTCTAGTAGTCAAATCATGGAAgtcaatgaagaaaaatgcagGGGAATTGGGTCTTAAGTTCTTCTTGAG aatatttgaaattgctccatCAGCaaagaagcttttcacattcttgaAGGATTCAGATGTTCCTCTGGAGCATAATCCAAAGCTCAAACCCCATGCCATCACTGTCTTTGTTATG ACATGTGAAGCAGCTGTGCATCTTAGGAAGGCTGGGAAAGTCACTGTAAAGGAATCAaatttgaaagacttgggtGCCACTCACTTTAAGTATGGTGTTGTTGATGAACATTATGAG GTGACAAAGTATGCATTGTTGGAGACAATAAAGGAGGCAATACCAGAGATGTGGTCAGCAGAGATGAAGAATGCATGGGCTGAAGCTTATGATCAGTTGGTTGCTGCTATCAAATCTGAAATGAAGCCTTGA
- the LOC120001619 gene encoding hemoglobin-2-like isoform X1: MNLTSSSVPISRATMLLSNATGIKNMQEARNVSDIYVAEQSWPRLLQLKSMNLSWIKRDGSILGLEHRNPKYIRSAERRRRLEVSAFTEEQEALVVKSWKSMKKNAGELGLKFFLRIFEIAPSAKKLFTFLKDSDVPLEHNPKLKPHAITVFVMTCEAAVHLRKAGKVTVKESNLKDLGATHFKYGVVDEHYEVTKYALLETIKEAIPEMWSAEMKNAWAEAYDQLVAAIKSEMKP, encoded by the exons ATGAATCTTACAAGCAGCAGTGTTCCGATTTCCAGAGCCACCATGCTCCTCTCAAATG CTACTGGAATCAAGAACATGCAGGAAGCAAGGAATGTTTCTGACATTTATGTAGCAGAACAGTCATGGCCAAGGCTTTTGCAACTGAAATCCATGAATCTGTCATGGATCAAGAGAGATGGATCAATATTGGGACTTGAACACAGAAACCCAAAATATATCAGAA GTGCAGAGAGAAGACGACGACTAGAAGTGAGTGCATTTACTGAAGAGCAGGAAGCTCTAGTAGTCAAATCATGGAAgtcaatgaagaaaaatgcagGGGAATTGGGTCTTAAGTTCTTCTTGAG aatatttgaaattgctccatCAGCaaagaagcttttcacattcttgaAGGATTCAGATGTTCCTCTGGAGCATAATCCAAAGCTCAAACCCCATGCCATCACTGTCTTTGTTATG ACATGTGAAGCAGCTGTGCATCTTAGGAAGGCTGGGAAAGTCACTGTAAAGGAATCAaatttgaaagacttgggtGCCACTCACTTTAAGTATGGTGTTGTTGATGAACATTATGAG GTGACAAAGTATGCATTGTTGGAGACAATAAAGGAGGCAATACCAGAGATGTGGTCAGCAGAGATGAAGAATGCATGGGCTGAAGCTTATGATCAGTTGGTTGCTGCTATCAAATCTGAAATGAAGCCTTGA
- the LOC120001619 gene encoding hemoglobin-2-like isoform X2 yields the protein MNLTSSSVPISRATMLLSNATGIKNMQEARNVSDIYVAEQSWPRLLQLKSMNLSWIKRDGSILGLEHRNPKYIRKRRRRLEVSAFTEEQEALVVKSWKSMKKNAGELGLKFFLRIFEIAPSAKKLFTFLKDSDVPLEHNPKLKPHAITVFVMTCEAAVHLRKAGKVTVKESNLKDLGATHFKYGVVDEHYEVTKYALLETIKEAIPEMWSAEMKNAWAEAYDQLVAAIKSEMKP from the exons ATGAATCTTACAAGCAGCAGTGTTCCGATTTCCAGAGCCACCATGCTCCTCTCAAATG CTACTGGAATCAAGAACATGCAGGAAGCAAGGAATGTTTCTGACATTTATGTAGCAGAACAGTCATGGCCAAGGCTTTTGCAACTGAAATCCATGAATCTGTCATGGATCAAGAGAGATGGATCAATATTGGGACTTGAACACAGAAACCCAAAATATATCAGAA AGAGAAGACGACGACTAGAAGTGAGTGCATTTACTGAAGAGCAGGAAGCTCTAGTAGTCAAATCATGGAAgtcaatgaagaaaaatgcagGGGAATTGGGTCTTAAGTTCTTCTTGAG aatatttgaaattgctccatCAGCaaagaagcttttcacattcttgaAGGATTCAGATGTTCCTCTGGAGCATAATCCAAAGCTCAAACCCCATGCCATCACTGTCTTTGTTATG ACATGTGAAGCAGCTGTGCATCTTAGGAAGGCTGGGAAAGTCACTGTAAAGGAATCAaatttgaaagacttgggtGCCACTCACTTTAAGTATGGTGTTGTTGATGAACATTATGAG GTGACAAAGTATGCATTGTTGGAGACAATAAAGGAGGCAATACCAGAGATGTGGTCAGCAGAGATGAAGAATGCATGGGCTGAAGCTTATGATCAGTTGGTTGCTGCTATCAAATCTGAAATGAAGCCTTGA
- the LOC120001289 gene encoding pentatricopeptide repeat-containing protein At2g15980, whose amino-acid sequence MSILILNRIRLHRQNPKPIFLSSYSSALSPPPSDLPNDPLISDVVSLLSHHRSKSRWTHLLSLLPSSGITPTHFSQIALHLKSNPHLALRFFFFTKSKCICNHNLISLSTIIHILSRARLKTHAQSVIRDAIIHAAQLESDSSKSAPLKVFETLVKTYRECGSAPFLFDLLIKSCLDLKKIDGSIMIMRMLKSKGISPQVGTCNSLILGISRCKGACAGYGVYCEVFGVGDDRFDGEVRRVTRVRPNVQTFNTLMECFFAESEFDMVEEIWAEMEKSECVANSYSYSILMSVFCEKKKMREAENLWKEMRLKIVKPDAVAYNTIIGGFCKVGEIERAEEFLREMGLEGLHSSSVTYDHLVNGYCGVGNVDSAMLVYKDMCRKGFRADRCTMDALIGGLCDNGKVVEALEVMRVATRDAGFSATGKSYELLIKALCRMGNMEEALKLQAEMVGKGFGPNSRIYGGFIEAYRKLGNVEMEAMLRKESFAAQDQQEYG is encoded by the coding sequence ATGTCGATTTTAATCCTCAATCGCATACGTCTGCATCGGCAAAATCCCAAACCCATCTTCCTCTCCTCCTACTCCTCCGCCCTCTCCCCTCCACCGTCCGACCTTCCCAACGACCCACTAATCTCTGACGTTGTTTCACTTCTTTCCCACCACCGCTCCAAGTCCCGATGGACCCATCTCCTGTCTCTCCTCCCTTCTTCAGGCATTACGCCCACCCActtttctcaaattgcactccATTTAAAATCCAATCCCCACCTTGCCCtccgattcttcttcttcactaaaAGTAAATGTATATGCAACCACAATCTGATATCGCTCTCCACCATCATTCACATCCTATCACGTGCCCGCCTCAAGACTCATGCTCAGTCCGTCATCCGGGATGCCATCATCCACGCTGCCCAATTGGAGTCCGACTCGTCAAAGTCTGCACCTTTGAAGGTATTTGAAACCCTCGTGAAAACTTACAGAGAGTGCGGGTCTGCTccgtttttgtttgatttattgatAAAATCGTGTTTGGATCTCAAAAAGATTGATGGGTCTATTATGATTATGAGGATGTTGAAGTCTAAAGGGATTAGCCCACAAGTAGGTACTTGTAATTCCCTGATTTTGGGGATTTCGAGGTGTAAGGGGGCTTGTGCTGGTTATGGTGTCTATTGTGAGGTTTTTGGTGTTGGAGATGACAGATTTGATGGCGAGGTTCGAAGGGTTACTAGAGTTAGGCCAAATGTGCAAACTTTCAATACATTAATGGAGTGTTTCTTTGCAGAAAGTGAATTTGACATGGTTGAGGAGATATGGGCCGAAATGGAGAAATCCGAATGTGTGGCTAATAGTTATAGTTATAGTATATTGATGTCAGTTTTTTGTGAGAAAAAGAAGATGAGAGAGGCAGAGAATTTGTGGAAAGAAATGAGACTTAAAATTGTGAAACCTGATGCTGTGGCTTATAATACTATAATTGGCGGGTTTTGCAAGGTTGGAGAGATTGAGAGAGCTGAGGAATTTCTGAGAGAGATGGGATTGGAAGGGCTACATAGTAGTTCTGTCACTTATGACCATCTTGTTAATGGGTATTGTGGAGTTGGAAACGTCGATTCAGCGATGCTTGTGTACAAAGATATGTGTAGGAAGGGTTTCAGGGCTGATCGTTGTACTATGGATGCCTTGATTGGAGGGTTATGTGACAATGGAAAAGTTGTTGAAGCCTTGGAGGTTATGAGGGTTGCCACTAGAGATGCTGGATTTTCCGCTACAGGAAAGAGTTATGAGTTGTTGATAAAGGCATTATGCAGAATGGGAAATATGGAGGAAGCACTGAAGCTTCAGGCGGAGATGGTTGGCAAAGGGTTTGGACCAAATTCGAGGATTTATGGTGGTTTTATCGAAGCGTATAGGAAGCTGGGAAACGTGGAAATGGAAGCAATGCTGAGGAAGGAAAGTTTTGCAGCTCAAGATCAACAAGAATATGGTTAG
- the LOC120001291 gene encoding CASP-like protein 5C1 — protein sequence MDEEVPGSLGTRASFSLRLGQTIFSSASLLFMSLGVQFYGYTAFCYLATVMGLVIPWSFTLALVDGYSILVKCSIRQPGILLVIVAGDWILSILTLAAACSTASVVDLLLHADGPYCSQKLCSRYQISAAMAFLSWFLSLASTLFNLWLLPSL from the exons ATGGATGAGGAGGTACCTGGCTCCCTGGGAACCAGAGCCAGCTTTTCCTTGAGACTGGGCCAGACCATTTTCTCCTCTGCTTCTCTTCTCTTTATGTCTCTTGGTGTCCAGTTCTACGGCTACACTGCTTTCTG CTACCTGGCAACAGTGATGGGTTTGGTTATCCCATGGAGTTTCACTCTAGCATTAGTGGATGGATACTCCATCCTAGTTAAATGCTCTATTCGTCAACCCGGAATACTACTTGTAATTGTGGCAGGAGATTGG ATATTATCCATTCTTACACTCGCTGCAGCATGCTCGACTGCTAGTGTTGTGGATCTCCTACTTCACGCCGATGGACCTTACTGCTCCCAAAAGTTGTGCAGCAGATATCAGATTTCAGCTGCTATGGCTTTCTTGTCTTGGTTTCTATCTTTGGcttcaactcttttcaatctttGGTTACTCCCCTCTTTGTGA
- the LOC120001290 gene encoding RING-H2 finger protein ATL65 produces MMIAVPPALPPSPQAQLAPSHHHHNHNHHHQSSQSLTSSTQSPPPSKVPIDFSPPLIAIVVIVATAFILVTCSRLLSRHLLRLLRKWRQWRRRRRRLRRFLPSSNGDLDSPPPFSSPSFFDTADGFYVYSPYGLDDSAIKSIPLSVYTAKAASNRIKDCAVCLLEFEDDDYVRTLPVCYHAFHVDCIDIWLRSHANCPLCRAGIFRPESPFIPLMAARIRPSLDDAILRRIALETITEPPAPQSGSTTTVPEITPCIEEPSPARVNNLEERFHGHHMLLKRSYSFGFERSLPSERMVMEPATTSPWRFRRGSGNFWSKRPSPFGSLSKPRVFSFRYYRGIKSPFIRRRGFFPLSERFSGSSRRSKSMTSPMFLRSAASAFSSSRLRCGDPEALLSPERLNRR; encoded by the coding sequence ATGATGATCGCCGTGCCGCCTGCTCTACCTCCATCTCCTCAGGCACAATTGGCGCCTTCTCACCACCATCACAACCACAACCACCATCACCAATCATCACAATCGTTGACGTCATCCACACAATCACCACCACCGTCCAAGGTTCCAATCGATTTCAGTCCTCCTTTGATTGCCATCGTGGTTATAGTGGCTACCGCGTTTATACTAGTCACATGCTCACGACTTCTATCACGCCACCTCCTCCGTCTCCTAAGGAAATGGCGTCAGTGGAGACGTCGCCGACGACGGCTACGGCGATTCCTTCCCTCATCCAACGGTGATCTCGACTCTCCGCCTCCTTTTAGCTCTCCGTCGTTCTTTGACACAGCCGATGGATTTTATGTGTATTCGCCTTACGGACTCGATGATTCCGCCATTAAAAGCATTCCTCTCTCAGTCTACACTGCCAAAGCCGCTTCTAACAGAATCAAAGATTGTGCTGTTTGTTTGCTTGAATTTGAAGATGACGATTACGTCCGTACACTTCCTGTTTGTTATCATGCGTTTCATGTTGACTGCATCGATATTTGGCTTAGGTCGCACGCGAATTGCCCTCTCTGCAGAGCCGGAATTTTTCGCCCGGAGTCTCCGTTCATTCCTCTCATGGCGGCAAGGATTCGACCAAGTCTGGATGACGCGATTCTACGACGCATTGCTCTAGAAACTATAACGGAACCTCCTGCGCCTCAGTCAGGGTCGACAACAACAGTACCGGAGATCACGCCCTGCATTGAGGAACCGTCGCCAGCCAGAGTCAACAATTTGGAGGAGAGGTTTCATGGACATCATATGTTGTTGAAGCGATCTTACTCGTTTGGATTCGAACGGAGCTTGCCTTCGGAGAGGATGGTGATGGAGCCAGCGACGACGTCACCGTGGCGTTTCAGAAGAGGATCAGGAAACTTCTGGAGCAAGCGACCATCGCCTTTCGGATCATTATCAAAACCTAGAGTATTCTCTTTCCGCTACTACAGAGGAATCAAATCACCATTCATTCGGCGGCGAGGGTTTTTCCCTCTTTCGGAGCGATTCTCCGGATCTTCAAGACGGAGCAAGTCAATGACCAGTCCGATGTTCCTTCGATCAGCAGCCTCGGCTTTCTCATCGAGCCGGCTAAGGTGCGGGGATCCAGAGGCGCTGCTTTCGCCGGAGCGATTAAACaggagataa
- the LOC120003122 gene encoding protein JINGUBANG has translation MGISQGGGTIVMEHNRRKFGDLLRSSDPSLLSNHDEEEDYNNHHRKSTASASSPRYAPGTPTSGDASPNYLMSPWNQPSPYMKSPWLTSSSYINDSLAPNGLIGSIVREEGHVYSLAAAGDLLYTGSDSKNIRVWKNLKEFTGFKAASGLVKAIVISADRIFTGHQDGKIRVWKVSSRDPRVHRRVGSLPTFKDYVKSSVNPKNYVEVRRHRNVLRIKHFDAVSCLSLNEERGLLYSGSWDKTLKVWRLSDSKCLESIDAHDDAINSVACGFDSLVFTGSADGTVKVWRRELQGRGTKHFLMQVLLKQENAVTSIAVNQESAVIYCGSSDGLVNFWEREKHLSHGGVLRGHKMAVLCLAAAGNLVFSGSADKNICVWSKDDGGVHTCLAVLTGHAGPVKCLAVEEDEESDKQDQRWTVYSGSLDNSVKVWRVSENLPRLNGYTPSYSSSPVTVTMERRKGHY, from the coding sequence ATGGGAATCAGCCAAGGAGGAGGCACAATCGTTATGGAGCACAACCGTCGAAAATTCGGGGACCTGTTACGCTCCTCCGATCCATCTCTCCTCTCCAACCACGATGAAGAAGAAGACTATAATAATCACCACCGCAAGAGCACCGCCTCTGCTTCAAGTCCGCGATACGCTCCCGGCACTCCAACCAGTGGCGACGCTTCCCCCAACTATCTCATGTCGCCGTGGAATCAGCCCTCCCCGTACATGAAATCTCCATGGCTCACTTCATCTTCGTATATCAACGATTCTCTAGCTCCAAATGGTTTAATCGGATCCATTGTGCGTGAAGAAGGACATGTATACTCATTAGCTGCGGCTGGAGATTTGTTATACACGGGATCTGACAGTAAAAACATACGCGTTTGGAAGAATCTGAAGGAATTTACGGGGTTTAAGGCTGCTAGTGGCTTAGTTAAGGCCATTGTTATCTCGGCCGACCGGATTTTTACCGGTCATCAAGACGGTAAGATCCGAGTCTGGAAGGTTTCCTCCAGAGATCCGCGTGTTCATAGACGTGTTGGTAGTTTACCTACCTTTAAAGACTATGTCAAAAGCTCAGTCAATCCGAAGAACTACGTGGAAGTTCGTCGGCATAGGAACGTTCTCCGAATCAAACATTTCGACGCCGTTTCGTGCCTCAGCTTGAACGAAGAAcgaggactattgtactctgGTTCATGGGACAAGACCTTGAAAGTGTGGAGACTCTCCGATTCGAAATGCCTCGAATCGATTGACGCACACGACGACGCCATAAACTCCGTCGCGTGCGGTTTTGATTCGCTGGTGTTCACCGGATCTGCAGACGGGACGGTGAAGGTGTGGAGGAGAGAACTTCAAGGGAGAGGAACGAAACATTTCTTGATGCAGGTGTTGTTAAAGCAAGAGAACGCGGTAACCTCGATCGCCGTAAATCAAGAATCGGCGGTGATCTACTGCGGTTCCTCAGACGGTTTGGTGAATTTCTgggaacgtgaaaagcacctttcACATGGCGGGGTTCTTCGGGGCCACAAGATGGCAGTGCTATGCCTAGCCGCGGCCGGTAACTTAGTCTTCAGTGGGTCCGCCGATAAGAACATATGCGTGTGGAGCAAGGACGACGGTGGGGTCCACACTTGTTTGGCAGTTTTGACAGGTCACGCTGGGCCCGTCAAGTGTTTGGCCGTTGAGGAAGATGAGGAATCTGACAAGCAAGATCAACGGTGGACAGTGTACAGTGGGAGTTTGGACAATTCTGTCAAGGTGTGGCGCGTCTCGGAGAATCTACCCCGGTTAAATGGTTACACACCGAGCTATTCGTCCTCTCCTGTAACGGTAACCATGGAACGAAGGAAGGGCCACTATTAG